A stretch of DNA from Flavobacteriaceae bacterium MAR_2009_75:
TTCGGTTTTAAAATATCGGCCACGCCTTCCGCTTCAACAGGGTAACCTTTGCCGACAATATATGGTGAACCTGTCATATCTCGTTTTAAAGAGCCAGAAATACCCATCTGAATCTGCTGCGCTTCTTCTCTTAAGAAAATACCTGTATCAACAGTACCCTCTCCATAAAGAAAATCAGTTTCAACTACGAAATCGTTATAGTTTTTATCTGTCCATAAAATAGAGCCAGTTTTTTCAGGGTCACTTTTGGCGAAGAGCACGCCGTCGTTGACAGACCACCAAACATTATTTTCAGGTACGACCCAACCCTTTAAATTTTTACCATTGAAGGCTTTTTTAAGTTTAACCTCTTGTGCATAGGTATATTGCGACGCACTTAAAATCAGTGCCAGCAATAACCAAATCTTTCTTTTCATCCTTTTAGTTTTAGTGTTGATTATGCCATGAAAATAGGCAATTATTTGTTATTCTTAATTACGCGCACCTATTATTTGCGTTAACCTAAAGATTATATGCGATAATTTTGAAAACATCATATTATGTATCTTTAAAAAGTAATTTATTTGCCGATGATACTTACCGATACACTCTTAGATTTTTTTCTGGAGACCCGAAAACATACAGAGCACATTTGTCAACCTTTAGAGATTGAAGATTATGTCGTTCAACCCATTATTGATGTTTCTCCGCCGAAATGGCATTTGGGCCATTCGACCTGGTTTTTCGAGGAATTTATACTGAAACCTCATGCAGAGAATTACAGATTGTTCTCAGAAGACTTCGCTTTTGTTTTCAATAGCTACTATGAGACCGTAGGTAAACGGGTGATACGTTCAGACAGAGGTAATCTATCGAGGCCCTCGGTAGAGAAAGTTTATGAATACAGGTCATATGTTACCGATGCTATTAATAGGTTATTTGCAGACGAACAAAGTCAGCAGTTAAATGATTTACTTGAAATCGGTATACACCATGAAAAGCAACATCAAGAGTTATTGATTACCGACATCAAGTATATTTTGGGCAACAACCCGTTATTGCCTATTTATTCAGAAAATTTCGAGGAACATTTGGTTGAAAATCATGAGCAAGATTGGATACAGGTGGTCGAGGGCATTTATGAAATCGGGCATGATTCGGAAGATTTCTGTTACGATAATGAACTAGGCAGACATAAGGTGTATCTTCAACCTTTTGAAATTTCAAATAAATTAGTGACCAATGGTGAGTTTATTGCCTTCATTTCAGCAGGTGGATATAATAACTTTGAACTTTGGCATGCCGAAGGTTGGGATTGGATCAACCAAAACAACACAAAATCACCACTATATTGGCATAATATTGATGGCGAATGGTTCTATTATACCATGAACGGTTTACAAAAAGTGAATCCTGCAGCTCCGGCTACCCATATCTCTTACTATGAAGCTTTTGCCTTTGCCCAATGGAAAGGGTATAGATTACCTACCGAATTCGAATGGGAAACGGCTCAGAAATACTTTCCTTGGGGGGCAAGATGGGAGTGGACGGAAAGTGCTTATCTACCATACCCCAATTATCAAAAAGCCGAGGGTGCACTCGGTGAATACAACGGTAAATTTATGGTCAATCAAAAAGTACTTCGTGGCGCTTCCGTAGCTACATCTAAGAAACATACAAGACATACCTACCGTAATTTTTTCCAGCCTTCTTTAAGGTGGCAATTTACAGGCCTTCGCTTGGCACGTTAGGCTGTATGTTTTATTTACTGAACACGACTATATTATTATGCAAGAAACCATCACCCCTACTAAAGAAACACTTTTTGAAAAAGAGATACGCCAAGGCCTAACTGATTTTCCAAAACATTTGTCGTCAAAATATTTTTACGACGAGAAGGGAGATGCGCTTTTTCAAGCCATAATGAATATGCCAGAATACTATCTTACCGATTGTGAGTTTGATATTCTGACTCAGTACCGTTCTGAAATCGGCACACTTTTTTCTTCTGATGACAAACCTTTTAAGCTAATCGAATTGGGTGCGGGTGATGGGAAAAAGACCAAAATTCTTTTAAAATATTTTTCCGAAGAAAAGTATAGATTTAAGTACCAACCTATCGATATTAGTCAAAGTGTACTTAACGGATTGAAAAAATCATTATCAGAAGAACTTCCTCAGGTGAACATGGTACCTAAACAGGGTACCTATTTCGAGGCCTTGAAGGAAATAAACGATGAAAACGGAACTCGAAAAGTCATACTTTTTTTAGGTTCGAATATTGGCAATCTTCTACATGATCAGGCTATTGAGTCTCTTAAAAGTGTAGAAGAGCTGATGCATGAAGATGACCTTTTCTTTTTAGGGTGTGATTTAAAAAAGAATCCGCAGACCATTTTAGATGCATATAACGACAAAGCCGGTATTACCGCCAAGTTCAATAAAAATATTCTTGCCAGAATAAATTCAGAGCTTGATGCCAACTTTGATTTAGATACATTCAGGCACTGGGAAGTCT
This window harbors:
- a CDS encoding ergothioneine biosynthesis protein EgtB — translated: MILTDTLLDFFLETRKHTEHICQPLEIEDYVVQPIIDVSPPKWHLGHSTWFFEEFILKPHAENYRLFSEDFAFVFNSYYETVGKRVIRSDRGNLSRPSVEKVYEYRSYVTDAINRLFADEQSQQLNDLLEIGIHHEKQHQELLITDIKYILGNNPLLPIYSENFEEHLVENHEQDWIQVVEGIYEIGHDSEDFCYDNELGRHKVYLQPFEISNKLVTNGEFIAFISAGGYNNFELWHAEGWDWINQNNTKSPLYWHNIDGEWFYYTMNGLQKVNPAAPATHISYYEAFAFAQWKGYRLPTEFEWETAQKYFPWGARWEWTESAYLPYPNYQKAEGALGEYNGKFMVNQKVLRGASVATSKKHTRHTYRNFFQPSLRWQFTGLRLAR
- a CDS encoding dimethylhistidine N-methyltransferase: MQETITPTKETLFEKEIRQGLTDFPKHLSSKYFYDEKGDALFQAIMNMPEYYLTDCEFDILTQYRSEIGTLFSSDDKPFKLIELGAGDGKKTKILLKYFSEEKYRFKYQPIDISQSVLNGLKKSLSEELPQVNMVPKQGTYFEALKEINDENGTRKVILFLGSNIGNLLHDQAIESLKSVEELMHEDDLFFLGCDLKKNPQTILDAYNDKAGITAKFNKNILARINSELDANFDLDTFRHWEVYDPETGTAKSYLISETAQTVRIEKLNLEISFSPWETIHTEISQKYDDATVKWLAEQSGFEIYEQYADKNNYYKNFVLRTAR